From the genome of Cellvibrio japonicus Ueda107, one region includes:
- a CDS encoding pirin family protein, whose product MQRQLQQIIQGRDTSDGAGVRIKRSLGQHQHARFDPFLMLDEFGSASADDYIAGFPAHPHRGFETVTYMLEGHMLHEDHLGNKGHLRNGDVQWMTAGRGIIHSEMPQQEQGLMRGFQLWLNLPAAEKMKPAHYRDIPAADIPLAILPNGGTIKVIASSAFVGGRIISGPIQGLTTEAIYWDIHLPQHAEFHHAIPEEHNTFLYVYEGAVAIGEDKRRLTQGSAGLLGKGDQLSVQALQDNTRFLVLSGKPLKEPIVQYGPFVMNTTEEIEQAIQDYRNGDLIRY is encoded by the coding sequence ATGCAACGCCAACTGCAACAGATTATCCAGGGCCGCGACACCAGCGACGGCGCGGGTGTTCGCATCAAGCGCAGCCTTGGCCAGCATCAACACGCGCGTTTCGATCCATTTTTGATGCTGGATGAATTCGGCAGCGCCAGTGCCGATGACTACATCGCCGGCTTTCCGGCGCATCCGCATCGCGGCTTTGAAACTGTCACCTATATGCTCGAAGGTCACATGCTGCACGAAGACCACCTGGGTAACAAAGGCCACCTGCGCAACGGCGATGTGCAGTGGATGACCGCCGGGCGAGGCATTATCCATTCGGAAATGCCGCAGCAGGAACAGGGCCTGATGCGCGGGTTCCAGCTCTGGCTCAACCTGCCCGCTGCGGAAAAAATGAAACCGGCGCACTACCGCGATATACCGGCGGCGGATATTCCCCTGGCGATCCTGCCCAATGGCGGCACCATCAAAGTCATTGCCAGCAGCGCCTTTGTGGGAGGCCGGATTATCAGTGGCCCTATCCAGGGGCTGACGACCGAGGCTATTTATTGGGACATTCACTTGCCACAGCATGCCGAATTCCACCACGCGATTCCCGAAGAGCACAATACATTTTTGTATGTGTATGAAGGCGCAGTGGCTATCGGTGAAGACAAACGCCGACTCACCCAAGGCAGTGCGGGATTGCTTGGCAAGGGCGATCAATTAAGCGTACAGGCACTGCAGGACAATACCCGTTTCCTGGTTTTGTCTGGCAAGCCATTGAAAGAGCCTATCGTGCAATACGGCCCGTTTGTGATGAATACCACCGAGGAAATTGAACAGGCAATCCAGGATTATCGCAACGGAGATTTGATTCGCTACTAA
- a CDS encoding LysR family transcriptional regulator produces the protein MSMEITPPAVIGISENKVTLEQWRALLAVIDAGGYARAAELLNKSQSSVSYAISQLESALSVKVFQLQGRKAVATPAGELLYRRAKQLLEQAERLEKSAGCLSVQVEPLIKIAADLIIPPARILQCLEVFSEHFPETRVEVFESVLSGTEDALLQRQVDLAIGGRVPPGFMGEKLVTVTMHGVSSADHPLQQLGRPINYEDMRQHRQIIVRDSGQYRRRSEGWQEADQRWTVSHIKTSLDAIRMGLGFAWLPDPYTHEDIAAGRLKYLPVEVGYVREVTTYLTFADRDFAGPATRHLAEVLKQELPKMCGAG, from the coding sequence ATGAGTATGGAAATAACCCCTCCGGCTGTTATCGGGATCAGTGAAAACAAAGTCACCCTTGAACAGTGGCGTGCCTTGCTGGCAGTGATTGATGCCGGCGGCTATGCCCGCGCCGCCGAATTGCTCAACAAGAGCCAGTCTTCGGTGTCCTATGCCATCTCCCAACTGGAGTCAGCCCTGAGTGTTAAGGTCTTCCAGTTACAGGGACGCAAAGCCGTGGCAACTCCGGCGGGGGAGCTGTTATACCGCCGCGCCAAACAGCTGCTTGAGCAGGCAGAGCGCCTGGAGAAGTCGGCGGGTTGCCTGTCGGTACAGGTGGAACCGCTGATCAAGATCGCCGCTGACCTGATTATTCCGCCCGCCAGGATATTGCAGTGCCTGGAGGTCTTTTCCGAACATTTCCCCGAGACGCGGGTTGAGGTATTTGAATCTGTCCTGAGCGGTACAGAAGATGCCCTGCTACAGCGCCAGGTCGATTTAGCGATTGGAGGAAGGGTGCCGCCAGGATTTATGGGGGAAAAACTGGTGACTGTGACTATGCATGGTGTATCCAGCGCCGATCATCCGTTACAGCAGCTGGGGCGTCCGATCAATTACGAGGATATGCGCCAGCATCGCCAGATCATTGTGCGTGACTCCGGCCAGTACCGCCGTCGTTCTGAAGGCTGGCAGGAAGCGGATCAGCGCTGGACTGTCAGCCATATCAAGACATCCCTGGATGCCATTCGCATGGGTTTGGGCTTCGCCTGGTTGCCTGATCCTTACACCCATGAAGATATTGCGGCGGGACGACTGAAATACTTGCCGGTTGAGGTGGGTTATGTTCGCGAAGTCACCACTTACCTGACATTTGCCGACCGGGACTTTGCCGGTCCGGCTACACGTCATCTGGCCGAGGTACTTAAGCAGGAACTGCCTAAAATGTGTGGCGCCGGTTAA
- a CDS encoding PEP-CTERM sorting domain-containing protein (PEP-CTERM proteins occur, often in large numbers, in the proteomes of bacteria that also encode an exosortase, a predicted intramembrane cysteine proteinase. The presence of a PEP-CTERM domain at a protein's C-terminus predicts cleavage within the sorting domain, followed by covalent anchoring to some some component of the (usually Gram-negative) cell surface. Many PEP-CTERM proteins exhibit an unusual sequence composition that includes large numbers of potential glycosylation sites. Expression of one such protein has been shown restore the ability of a bacterium to form floc, a type of biofilm.), producing MKMLIQIITLGWLLCLASVTWSLPITEADAFIADDKKAFREQGSSLIWLDVDTFENDDHLADMKTLGWRLPTQAEVLNLLGNIFSLHWDLDTTVHYNATEFHVSGSIPFPEMLAMFGIFKTVAPEFDSAGQTHNLALGSFLGEDGNVKQAEIILFTNYYPPFYYAPGDITYGDFHETELYGWIRDESILSAPFAPSLLVREVSVPESSTVILLLLGLACLGLKRRGLLNRRHTF from the coding sequence ATGAAAATGCTTATTCAAATTATTACCCTCGGCTGGCTGCTATGCCTTGCCAGTGTCACCTGGTCACTTCCCATTACGGAGGCAGACGCGTTTATTGCCGACGATAAAAAAGCATTTCGCGAACAGGGCAGCAGCCTTATCTGGCTTGATGTCGACACGTTTGAAAATGATGATCACCTGGCAGACATGAAAACATTGGGGTGGCGCTTACCAACACAGGCCGAAGTGTTAAACCTGCTAGGCAATATTTTCTCACTCCACTGGGATTTAGATACCACAGTTCATTACAACGCCACCGAATTTCACGTTTCCGGCAGCATACCTTTCCCGGAAATGCTCGCCATGTTTGGTATTTTCAAAACCGTTGCGCCCGAATTTGATAGCGCGGGACAAACACATAACCTTGCTTTAGGCAGTTTTCTTGGCGAGGACGGCAACGTTAAACAAGCAGAAATTATTCTTTTTACCAATTACTACCCACCGTTTTACTACGCACCAGGAGACATTACTTACGGTGACTTCCATGAAACCGAACTCTACGGATGGATTCGCGATGAAAGCATTCTCTCCGCACCCTTCGCGCCCAGCTTGCTGGTACGCGAAGTATCAGTCCCGGAATCCAGTACCGTGATATTGCTGTTACTCGGCCTTGCCTGCCTTGGTTTAAAGCGCCGGGGTTTACTTAACCGGCGCCACACATTTTAG
- a CDS encoding NADPH-dependent FMN reductase, whose protein sequence is MKVLAICGSLRAKSTNKGLVSYAQANAPEGMVIELADLNQVPFYNADLSERPEAVKKLLQQIGDADALLLACPEYNYSIAPALKNALDWASRETNNTLLNGKAVAIMGAGGGMGTSRAQYHLRQVCVYLNLHPLNKPEVFANAFANTFDGDGNLVDEKIQATIRSQLIALQEWSAQLAK, encoded by the coding sequence ATGAAAGTTCTCGCCATTTGCGGCAGCCTGCGCGCCAAATCCACCAACAAGGGCCTGGTAAGTTACGCCCAAGCCAATGCACCAGAGGGCATGGTGATTGAGCTCGCGGACCTCAACCAGGTTCCTTTTTACAACGCTGACCTTAGCGAGCGGCCCGAGGCGGTTAAAAAACTATTGCAGCAGATCGGCGATGCTGACGCACTCTTGTTGGCCTGCCCGGAGTACAACTATTCGATTGCACCTGCGTTGAAAAATGCACTCGATTGGGCCTCTCGCGAGACCAACAACACCCTCCTCAATGGCAAGGCTGTTGCAATCATGGGAGCGGGAGGAGGCATGGGAACGTCACGGGCGCAGTATCACCTGCGCCAGGTTTGTGTTTATCTAAACCTGCATCCGCTTAATAAGCCGGAAGTATTTGCCAACGCCTTTGCCAATACCTTTGATGGCGATGGCAACCTGGTGGATGAAAAAATACAGGCAACGATTCGATCCCAACTGATTGCACTGCAGGAGTGGAGCGCTCAACTCGCCAAATAA
- a CDS encoding IS4-like element ISCja2 family transposase translates to MSHSNTAFHQLLKPLSRHEFEAEAKKHHVGQKLRSATRWDQFVGMAMSQLSGRQSLRDIQSNLEAQQHKLYHLGAKPIARSTLARINEVQPAELYKHVFARLLHRCKSMQGKHKFQFKNPLYSLDASAIDLSLSVFPWAAHRDDTANVKLSVGLNHGTQVPEFVALSDGQENDMIEGRKFDFPKGSIVAFDKGYVDYRWFKLLTDKGVFFVTRLRAKAVYRVEERRYADSSKGIISDQVIQLSSAHAIKRGAPKLRRIGYRDATTGKFYEFLTNNFQLAAATIAAIYKDRWQVELFFKAIKQNLKIKAFVGTSRNAVLTQIWIAMITYLLLAFSRHSTKAGWTVQRIMRVIQLNLFERRSLKSILIPDPPNHKKSEPQMRLAL, encoded by the coding sequence TTGTCACATTCTAACACCGCATTTCATCAACTACTCAAACCTTTATCGAGACATGAATTTGAAGCGGAAGCTAAAAAGCATCATGTCGGCCAAAAATTGCGCTCGGCCACCCGCTGGGATCAATTTGTCGGCATGGCCATGTCGCAGCTCTCTGGCCGCCAAAGCTTGCGTGATATTCAATCCAATCTCGAAGCACAGCAGCATAAACTTTATCATCTCGGTGCCAAGCCAATAGCCCGTTCAACGTTGGCACGAATCAACGAAGTACAGCCCGCCGAACTCTACAAACACGTATTTGCTCGTCTGCTTCACCGCTGTAAATCCATGCAGGGCAAACACAAATTCCAGTTTAAAAATCCGCTGTACTCCCTTGATGCCAGCGCGATTGATTTATCGCTGTCGGTATTTCCCTGGGCGGCGCATCGAGATGACACAGCAAATGTAAAATTAAGTGTTGGCCTGAATCATGGCACCCAAGTGCCGGAGTTTGTCGCACTCAGTGATGGCCAGGAAAACGACATGATTGAGGGACGAAAATTTGATTTTCCCAAAGGCAGCATCGTTGCGTTTGATAAAGGCTACGTGGATTACCGCTGGTTTAAGTTATTGACAGATAAAGGAGTTTTCTTTGTAACCCGCTTGCGCGCCAAAGCCGTCTATCGCGTGGAAGAACGTCGCTATGCCGACAGCAGCAAAGGTATTATCAGTGATCAGGTCATTCAATTATCCAGCGCTCATGCGATCAAACGCGGCGCACCGAAGTTGCGTCGAATTGGCTATCGTGACGCAACAACCGGCAAATTCTATGAGTTTCTCACCAACAACTTTCAGCTGGCGGCGGCCACAATTGCAGCGATTTATAAGGATCGCTGGCAGGTGGAGTTGTTCTTCAAAGCGATCAAACAAAACCTGAAGATCAAAGCGTTTGTGGGCACTTCAAGAAATGCGGTGTTAACACAAATTTGGATTGCCATGATTACGTATCTATTGTTGGCATTTTCGCGTCACAGCACTAAAGCGGGATGGACAGTTCAACGGATCATGAGGGTAATTCAGTTAAATTTGTTTGAGCGTAGGAGTCTAAAAAGCATCCTGATACCGGACCCGCCGAATCATAAAAAAAGCGAGCCTCAAATGAGGCTCGCCTTATGA
- a CDS encoding sulfite exporter TauE/SafE family protein codes for MADLAIYQYVLIAVIFVWSGFVRSGLGFGGAVMSLPFLLLIDNQPLVYLPIIAVHLLFFSSLTVWQNWHRQQQVGEAASATVDWAYLKKAMAIMIVPKLIGVFGLLTLPAELMTGIIFVIVAVYALSYILNKPFKSNHPAVDVTFLMLGAYISGTSLIGAPLIIAVFATHVAKQQLRDTLFVLWFILVTIKMAAFIYAGVDLQLIHHLWLLPAAAIGHVIGLRFHQRILSGDTRVFYRWLGWALLVISAAGLGSVYSK; via the coding sequence ATGGCAGACCTGGCCATTTACCAATATGTGTTGATTGCAGTGATTTTTGTCTGGAGTGGGTTTGTTCGCTCCGGTTTGGGGTTTGGGGGTGCGGTAATGTCGCTGCCATTCCTGTTGTTGATCGATAACCAGCCACTGGTTTATCTGCCGATTATCGCGGTACACCTGCTGTTTTTTTCGTCGCTGACGGTATGGCAAAACTGGCACAGGCAACAGCAGGTTGGCGAGGCGGCCAGCGCTACCGTGGATTGGGCTTACCTTAAAAAAGCCATGGCGATCATGATCGTTCCCAAATTGATCGGCGTGTTTGGGTTATTGACCTTGCCTGCGGAATTGATGACCGGAATCATTTTTGTGATTGTTGCGGTTTACGCACTTTCCTACATCCTGAATAAACCTTTCAAAAGTAACCACCCGGCAGTGGATGTCACCTTTTTAATGTTGGGGGCTTATATCAGTGGAACCTCATTAATTGGTGCTCCGTTGATCATTGCGGTTTTTGCCACCCATGTGGCCAAGCAGCAGTTGCGCGATACGCTCTTTGTGCTCTGGTTTATCCTGGTCACGATTAAAATGGCGGCCTTTATTTACGCCGGGGTGGATTTGCAGCTGATCCATCACCTGTGGTTATTACCCGCAGCAGCGATTGGCCATGTGATTGGGCTGCGTTTTCACCAGCGTATCCTCAGTGGTGATACGCGTGTGTTTTACCGCTGGTTGGGGTGGGCACTGTTGGTGATTAGTGCGGCGGGGTTGGGGTCGGTATATAGCAAATGA
- a CDS encoding Gfo/Idh/MocA family oxidoreductase: MSNTFYSLPPLNRRQLLKTLGVLGLAGAAPGLWAATPRRRLGVALVGLGYYSRDLLAPALQLTQHCYLAGIVTGSPDKIPHWQATYNIPERNVYHYGNMHELANNPDIDVVYVVTPTGLHQHFSVIAANAGKHVWCEKPMAMTASECQTIIDTCRKNKVQLTVGYRMQHEPNTRRLMAMAREKPYGNIRDIIAEAGYRSGSTSHHWRADPKLGGGALYDMGVYPLNAARYTSGEEPIAVSARQETQNPVYAQVGETTWFDLEFPSGAIAKCLTGYDRNLNTLRANCEKGWYELVPFQSYSNVQGRTSDGITLKPSPENQQARQMDNDALAIINNTAPLVPGENGKQDIVILEAVLKAITEKKKVRIG; the protein is encoded by the coding sequence ATGAGTAATACATTCTATTCCCTGCCGCCACTTAACCGCCGCCAATTACTCAAAACCCTCGGGGTCCTCGGCCTGGCAGGAGCAGCGCCCGGTCTCTGGGCTGCCACACCCCGAAGACGCCTGGGTGTCGCCCTGGTTGGATTGGGCTATTACAGCCGCGACCTGTTAGCTCCCGCCCTGCAGCTCACACAACACTGTTACCTGGCCGGCATAGTAACCGGCTCACCCGATAAAATTCCGCACTGGCAAGCTACCTACAACATTCCTGAACGCAATGTGTACCACTACGGCAACATGCATGAACTGGCAAACAACCCGGATATTGATGTGGTCTATGTCGTGACACCGACCGGGTTACATCAACACTTTTCAGTGATCGCCGCCAATGCAGGCAAGCATGTCTGGTGCGAAAAACCCATGGCAATGACCGCCAGCGAATGCCAGACGATCATCGATACCTGTCGTAAAAATAAAGTGCAACTCACCGTTGGCTACCGCATGCAACACGAGCCGAATACGCGCAGGCTAATGGCCATGGCCCGGGAAAAACCCTATGGGAATATTCGCGACATTATTGCGGAAGCGGGTTATCGCAGCGGCAGCACCAGCCACCACTGGCGCGCTGATCCCAAGCTGGGCGGCGGCGCACTCTACGATATGGGTGTCTATCCGCTGAATGCTGCCCGTTACACCTCGGGAGAAGAACCCATTGCAGTCAGTGCGCGCCAGGAAACCCAGAACCCGGTCTACGCCCAGGTCGGTGAAACTACCTGGTTTGACCTTGAATTCCCCAGCGGTGCCATCGCCAAATGCCTCACCGGTTATGACAGGAACCTGAACACCCTGCGCGCCAACTGCGAAAAAGGCTGGTATGAGCTGGTCCCCTTCCAGAGCTATTCCAATGTGCAGGGCCGCACCAGCGATGGCATCACGCTCAAACCCTCACCTGAGAACCAGCAGGCACGGCAAATGGACAACGATGCCCTGGCCATTATCAATAACACCGCTCCCTTGGTGCCGGGCGAAAATGGCAAGCAGGATATAGTGATTTTGGAAGCCGTGTTAAAAGCGATAACAGAAAAGAAAAAAGTACGCATTGGGTAA
- the uvrB gene encoding excinuclease ABC subunit UvrB, with protein MTKSFESKQFVVHSEFAPAGDQPSAIAGLVAGIEAGLAHQTLLGVTGSGKTFTIANVIARVQRPTLIMAHNKTLAAQLYGEFKEFFPNNAVEYFVSYYDYYQPEAYVPSSDTFIEKDSSVNEHIEQMRLSATKALMERKDAIIVATVSAIYGLGDPDSYMKMLLHIVRGDRIDQRQILRRLAELQYTRNDMDFSRATYRVRGEVIDIYPADSDMEAVRVELFDDEVEQISVFDPLTGEVLHKVPRYTIYPKTHYVTPRETVLEAIDNIKEELRERLAYLRENNKLVEAQRLEQRTRYDLEMMHELGYCNGIENYSRFLSGRTSGEPPPTLFDYLPADALLVIDESHVTVPQIGAMYKGDRSRKETLVEYGFRLPSALDNRPMRFDEWERIAPQMIFVSATPGKYEDEHQGQVVEQVVRPTGLVDPQIEVRPAGTQVDDVLSEIRLRAEKNERVLVTTLTKRMAEDLTEYLAEHGVRVRYLHSDIDTVERVEIIRDLRLGQFDVLVGINLLREGLDMPEVSLVAILDADKEGFLRSDRSLIQTIGRAARNVNGKAILYADNMTGSMKRAIDETERRRQKQIDHNRKQGITPQGIRKQIADILEGAQVPGAGGRSARNKAMAIAEKQGKYKVEVNPKDIWKTIELLEKQMFQAAKDLEFEVAAKLRDEIEKLKKQAV; from the coding sequence ATGACCAAATCATTCGAGTCCAAGCAGTTTGTCGTCCACAGTGAGTTTGCCCCGGCCGGTGACCAGCCATCAGCCATTGCCGGGTTGGTGGCAGGGATAGAGGCGGGGCTGGCACACCAAACCCTGCTAGGGGTTACGGGCTCCGGTAAGACGTTTACCATTGCCAATGTGATTGCCAGGGTGCAGCGCCCCACACTGATCATGGCCCACAACAAGACCCTGGCTGCCCAGCTCTATGGGGAGTTCAAGGAGTTCTTTCCCAACAATGCCGTTGAGTATTTCGTCTCTTACTACGATTACTACCAACCGGAAGCTTATGTGCCTTCCTCCGATACCTTTATCGAGAAAGATTCTTCGGTAAATGAACATATTGAACAGATGCGTTTGTCGGCGACCAAGGCGCTGATGGAGCGCAAGGACGCGATTATCGTTGCGACGGTATCGGCGATTTACGGTTTGGGTGATCCGGACTCTTACATGAAAATGCTGCTGCATATTGTGCGCGGCGACCGCATTGATCAACGCCAGATACTGCGTCGCCTGGCCGAGCTGCAATATACGCGCAACGATATGGATTTTTCCCGCGCTACCTACCGGGTGCGTGGTGAAGTCATTGACATATATCCCGCAGACTCCGATATGGAGGCGGTGCGGGTTGAATTGTTCGACGATGAAGTGGAACAGATTTCGGTATTTGATCCCTTAACCGGCGAAGTGCTGCACAAGGTGCCGCGCTATACCATTTATCCCAAAACCCACTATGTCACGCCGCGCGAAACTGTGTTGGAGGCCATTGACAATATTAAAGAAGAGTTGCGTGAGCGCCTGGCGTACCTGCGCGAAAACAACAAATTGGTAGAGGCGCAACGCTTGGAGCAACGCACTCGCTATGATCTGGAGATGATGCACGAGCTGGGTTATTGCAACGGTATTGAAAACTATTCACGTTTCCTTTCCGGGCGCACTTCTGGCGAGCCACCACCAACCCTGTTCGATTATTTGCCCGCGGATGCCTTGCTGGTGATTGATGAAAGCCATGTTACTGTCCCACAAATCGGTGCCATGTATAAAGGCGACCGCTCGCGCAAGGAAACCCTGGTGGAGTACGGATTCCGTTTACCCTCGGCACTGGATAATCGTCCCATGCGTTTCGATGAGTGGGAGCGTATTGCACCGCAGATGATTTTTGTATCGGCCACTCCCGGTAAATACGAAGATGAACATCAGGGACAAGTGGTAGAGCAGGTCGTGCGTCCCACAGGCCTGGTCGATCCGCAAATTGAAGTGCGTCCGGCAGGCACGCAAGTGGATGATGTGCTGTCGGAGATTCGCCTGCGCGCAGAAAAAAACGAGCGGGTACTGGTCACTACCCTTACCAAGCGCATGGCCGAAGACCTGACAGAATACCTGGCCGAACATGGTGTGCGTGTGCGTTATCTGCACTCGGATATAGATACCGTTGAGCGGGTGGAGATTATCCGCGATTTACGCCTCGGCCAATTTGATGTGCTGGTGGGAATTAACCTGTTACGTGAAGGCCTGGATATGCCCGAAGTATCGCTGGTTGCAATCCTTGATGCGGATAAGGAGGGCTTCCTGCGCTCGGATCGCTCACTGATCCAGACCATCGGCCGTGCGGCGCGCAATGTGAATGGCAAGGCAATTCTCTATGCCGATAATATGACCGGCTCCATGAAGCGCGCTATCGACGAAACCGAGCGTCGCCGCCAAAAGCAAATCGACCACAACCGCAAACAGGGCATTACCCCCCAGGGAATTCGCAAGCAAATCGCTGATATCCTCGAAGGCGCACAAGTGCCCGGAGCGGGTGGCCGCAGCGCGCGTAACAAAGCCATGGCCATTGCGGAGAAGCAGGGTAAATACAAGGTAGAGGTCAATCCAAAAGATATTTGGAAGACGATTGAGTTGCTGGAAAAACAAATGTTCCAGGCCGCAAAAGACCTTGAATTTGAGGTGGCCGCGAAGTTGCGTGATGAAATTGAGAAATTGAAGAAACAGGCTGTGTAA
- a CDS encoding FMN-dependent NADH-azoreductase: MATLLQIKSSLFGDNGNSSQLANEFVERWKTQNPNGEVVIRDFAKEDVPHLDATRVQALFTPAEQRTAEQQAVVEYSDKIIAEIQAADAIVLGVPLYNFGIPSTLKAYFDHIARAGVTFKYTETGPVGLLTDKPVYILAARGGIYKGQPSDTQSRYLVDFLNFVGLKDIHFIYAEGLNMGQKDQAFASAKHEIEQEIAA, encoded by the coding sequence ATGGCAACCCTATTACAAATCAAGAGCAGTTTGTTTGGTGACAACGGCAACTCCAGCCAATTGGCCAATGAGTTTGTTGAACGCTGGAAAACACAAAACCCCAATGGTGAAGTTGTCATACGCGATTTTGCCAAAGAAGACGTCCCCCATTTGGATGCAACCCGCGTACAGGCACTGTTTACCCCGGCAGAACAGCGCACCGCTGAACAACAAGCCGTGGTTGAATATTCGGATAAGATCATTGCTGAAATCCAGGCAGCCGATGCGATTGTCCTGGGAGTGCCTTTATACAACTTCGGTATTCCCTCGACCCTGAAGGCTTATTTCGACCATATTGCCCGTGCCGGTGTGACTTTTAAATACACCGAAACCGGCCCGGTCGGCCTGCTTACCGATAAACCGGTCTACATACTGGCTGCACGCGGTGGCATCTACAAAGGCCAACCCAGCGATACCCAAAGTCGCTACCTGGTAGACTTCCTGAACTTTGTCGGTCTGAAGGATATTCATTTTATCTATGCCGAAGGGCTGAATATGGGCCAGAAAGACCAAGCCTTTGCCAGCGCGAAACACGAAATTGAACAGGAAATCGCGGCCTGA
- a CDS encoding Dps family protein, with the protein MNIDIGISQAHREEIAKGLSHLLADTYTLYLKTHNFHWNVTGPMFQTLHLMFETQYNELALAVDLIAERIRSLGFHAPGTYKQYVELSSIKEEVGVPKAQDMIRLLVEGQEAVVRTARSIFPVAEAAADEATADLLTQRIQLHEKTAWMLRSLLE; encoded by the coding sequence ATGAACATCGATATCGGAATTTCCCAGGCCCACCGTGAAGAAATTGCCAAAGGCCTATCGCACCTGTTGGCAGATACCTACACACTTTACCTGAAAACCCACAATTTCCACTGGAATGTCACAGGCCCCATGTTCCAGACGCTGCATCTGATGTTTGAAACCCAGTATAACGAGCTGGCCCTGGCGGTAGATTTGATTGCCGAGCGCATCCGCTCCCTGGGATTCCATGCCCCAGGCACCTACAAGCAATATGTTGAGTTGAGCAGTATCAAGGAAGAAGTGGGAGTGCCCAAGGCGCAGGATATGATCCGCTTGTTGGTGGAGGGACAGGAGGCTGTAGTGCGCACAGCACGTTCGATTTTCCCTGTAGCGGAAGCAGCGGCAGATGAAGCTACAGCGGATTTATTGACCCAGCGTATCCAACTGCACGAAAAAACAGCCTGGATGTTGCGCAGCTTGCTGGAGTAA
- a CDS encoding GNAT family N-acetyltransferase has product MPDVVVADCVELCELASEAHPVVERFYRAQGYKLRCGRQERILVIRDQHQEILAAARLLPHVNGYYWLRNMLVAKAWRGRGLGRQMVQAIPGVLGSSTGCYCFALPQVVAFYHALGFYTREALPPSVICPPAILAQFHTYKSRGRDWALMFMNLPLP; this is encoded by the coding sequence ATGCCTGATGTTGTAGTCGCTGATTGCGTGGAACTCTGTGAGCTTGCTTCGGAAGCCCATCCTGTCGTTGAACGATTTTATCGTGCCCAGGGGTACAAACTCCGCTGTGGTCGCCAGGAGCGAATTCTGGTTATTCGCGATCAGCACCAGGAAATCCTGGCGGCAGCGCGCCTGCTTCCCCATGTGAATGGTTACTATTGGCTGCGCAATATGCTGGTCGCCAAAGCCTGGCGGGGCAGGGGACTGGGGCGGCAGATGGTGCAGGCAATTCCAGGGGTATTGGGTTCGTCCACGGGGTGTTATTGCTTTGCATTGCCACAGGTAGTGGCGTTTTATCATGCCCTTGGCTTTTATACGCGGGAAGCATTACCGCCATCTGTAATCTGTCCCCCTGCGATCTTGGCGCAATTTCATACGTATAAGTCGCGCGGAAGAGATTGGGCCTTGATGTTTATGAACTTGCCCTTACCTTAA